One genomic window of Mesoplodon densirostris isolate mMesDen1 chromosome 14, mMesDen1 primary haplotype, whole genome shotgun sequence includes the following:
- the RNF149 gene encoding E3 ubiquitin-protein ligase RNF149 isoform X1: protein MAWRRRRRPEARSGARGALALLALALCAPGARGRALEWYSAVVSTEYVDPQTNRSVRTVSESGRFGESSPKEGARGLVGVPRAEDRDPEGCAPRTRFLVPGGRGAAPWVALVARGGCTFKDKVLVAARRNASAVVLYNEERHGNLTAPMSHAGTGNIVVIMVSYPKGREIVDLVQKDIPVTMTIGLGTRHVQEFISGQSVVFVAIAFITMMIISLAWLIFYYIQRFLYTGSQFGSQSHRKETKKLIGQLPLHTVKHGEKGIDVDAESCAVCIENFKGKDVIRILPCKHIFHRICIDPWLLDHRTCPMCKLDVIKALGYWGELEDTQETHAPESPPGGVSTADLSLTLPDGDRSDAGSSAPPTTGDSAPPCEASFKEDAGENTALLETSRSDPQREGPAS, encoded by the exons ATGgcgtggcggcggcggcggcggcccgagGCCCGCAGCGGGGCCCGCGGCGCGCTGGCGCTGCTAGCGCTGGCCCTGTGTGCGCCCGGGGCCCGGGGCCGGGCGCTCGAGTGGTACTCGGCCGTGGTGAGCACCGAGTACGTGGACCCGCAGACCAACCGGAGCGTGCGGACCGTCTCGGAGAGCGGCCGCTTCGGCGAGAGCTCGCCCAAGGAGGGCGCGCGGGGCCTGGTGGGCGTCCCGCGCGCCGAGGACCGCGACCCCGAGGGCTGCGCGCCCCGCACGCGCTTCCTCGTGCCCGGCGGCCGGGGCGCCGCGCCCTGGGTCGCGCTGGTGGCGCGCGGGGGCTGCACCTTCAAGGACAAGGTGTTGGTGGCGGCTCGGCGGAACGCCTCGGCCGTGGTCCTGTACAACGAGGAGCGCCACGGGAACCTCACCGCGCCTATGTCCCACGCGG GAACAGGAAATATAGTAGTCATTATGGTTAGCTACCCCAAAGGAAGAGAAATTGTGGATCTGGTGCAGAAAGACATTCCGGTCACAATGACCATAGGGCTCGGCACCCGGCACGTACAGGAGTTCATCAGCGGTCAGTCCGTGGTGTTTGTGGCCATCGCCTTCATCACCATGATGATTATCTCATTAGCCTGGCTAATATTTTACTATATACAGCGCTTCCTATACACTGGCTCACAGTTTGGAAGTCAG AGccatagaaaagaaacaaagaaacttaTTGGGCAGCTTCCTCTTCATACTGTAAAGCATGGAGAAAAG GGAATTGATGTTGATGCTGAAAGTTGTGCAGTGtgtattgaaaattttaaaggaaaggatGTTATCAGAATCCTGCCATGCAA gcaTATTTTTCATAGAATATGCATTGACCCATGGCTTTTGGATCACCGAACGTGTCCAATGTGTAAACTTGATGTCATCAAAGCCCTGGGATATTGG GGAGAGCTTGAGGACACGCAGGAGACGCATGCCCCAGAATCGCCCCCCGGGGGCGTTTCGACTGCAGACCTGAGTCTGACTTTACCAGATGGTGACAGAAGTGACGCGGGCAGCTCAGCGCCGCCCACCACCGGCGACTCCGCGCCGCCTTGCGAGGCCAGTTTTAAAGAGGACGCAGGTGAAAACACGGCCTTGCTGG AGACGAGCAGGAGTGACCCTCAGCGTGAAGGACCTGCCTCCTAG
- the RNF149 gene encoding E3 ubiquitin-protein ligase RNF149 isoform X2 — protein MAWRRRRRPEARSGARGALALLALALCAPGARGRALEWYSAVVSTEYVDPQTNRSVRTVSESGRFGESSPKEGARGLVGVPRAEDRDPEGCAPRTRFLVPGGRGAAPWVALVARGGCTFKDKVLVAARRNASAVVLYNEERHGNLTAPMSHAGTGNIVVIMVSYPKGREIVDLVQKDIPVTMTIGLGTRHVQEFISGQSVVFVAIAFITMMIISLAWLIFYYIQRFLYTGSQFGSQSHRKETKKLIGQLPLHTVKHGEKGIDVDAESCAVCIENFKGKDVIRILPCKHIFHRICIDPWLLDHRTCPMCKLDVIKALGYWGELEDTQETHAPESPPGGVSTADLSLTLPDGDRSDAGSSAPPTTGDSAPPCEASFKEDAGENTALLASGSVWRAVDPWM, from the exons ATGgcgtggcggcggcggcggcggcccgagGCCCGCAGCGGGGCCCGCGGCGCGCTGGCGCTGCTAGCGCTGGCCCTGTGTGCGCCCGGGGCCCGGGGCCGGGCGCTCGAGTGGTACTCGGCCGTGGTGAGCACCGAGTACGTGGACCCGCAGACCAACCGGAGCGTGCGGACCGTCTCGGAGAGCGGCCGCTTCGGCGAGAGCTCGCCCAAGGAGGGCGCGCGGGGCCTGGTGGGCGTCCCGCGCGCCGAGGACCGCGACCCCGAGGGCTGCGCGCCCCGCACGCGCTTCCTCGTGCCCGGCGGCCGGGGCGCCGCGCCCTGGGTCGCGCTGGTGGCGCGCGGGGGCTGCACCTTCAAGGACAAGGTGTTGGTGGCGGCTCGGCGGAACGCCTCGGCCGTGGTCCTGTACAACGAGGAGCGCCACGGGAACCTCACCGCGCCTATGTCCCACGCGG GAACAGGAAATATAGTAGTCATTATGGTTAGCTACCCCAAAGGAAGAGAAATTGTGGATCTGGTGCAGAAAGACATTCCGGTCACAATGACCATAGGGCTCGGCACCCGGCACGTACAGGAGTTCATCAGCGGTCAGTCCGTGGTGTTTGTGGCCATCGCCTTCATCACCATGATGATTATCTCATTAGCCTGGCTAATATTTTACTATATACAGCGCTTCCTATACACTGGCTCACAGTTTGGAAGTCAG AGccatagaaaagaaacaaagaaacttaTTGGGCAGCTTCCTCTTCATACTGTAAAGCATGGAGAAAAG GGAATTGATGTTGATGCTGAAAGTTGTGCAGTGtgtattgaaaattttaaaggaaaggatGTTATCAGAATCCTGCCATGCAA gcaTATTTTTCATAGAATATGCATTGACCCATGGCTTTTGGATCACCGAACGTGTCCAATGTGTAAACTTGATGTCATCAAAGCCCTGGGATATTGG GGAGAGCTTGAGGACACGCAGGAGACGCATGCCCCAGAATCGCCCCCCGGGGGCGTTTCGACTGCAGACCTGAGTCTGACTTTACCAGATGGTGACAGAAGTGACGCGGGCAGCTCAGCGCCGCCCACCACCGGCGACTCCGCGCCGCCTTGCGAGGCCAGTTTTAAAGAGGACGCAGGTGAAAACACGGCCTTGCTGG CCTCAGGCAGCGTGTGGAGGGCAGTGGACCCATGGATGTGA